A single window of Gopherus evgoodei ecotype Sinaloan lineage unplaced genomic scaffold, rGopEvg1_v1.p scaffold_69_arrow_ctg1, whole genome shotgun sequence DNA harbors:
- the LOC115643736 gene encoding zinc finger protein 34-like: GCSECGKCFNRSSNLITHCRIHTGERPYMCSECGKSFNQRSSLTTHQRIHTGEMPYMCTECGKSFHQHSNLITHQRIHKGERPYTCAECGKSFIHCSALIRHRRIHTGEMPYTCSECGKSFHQSSTLITHQRIHTGEKPYTCTECGKSFNQSSHLIKHRRIHTGEMPYTCAECGKSFKQSSSLVTHQRIHTGEKPYTCTECGKRFNRRSNLITHQRIHRREMPYMCADCGKRFKQTSSLVTHQRIHTGKTSYTCSECGKRFSHSSSLTRHQKIHMRENCNKSLD, encoded by the exons ggctgctctgagtgtgggaaatgcttcaatcggagctcaaaccttatcacacattgtagaatccacacaggagaaaggcCTTACATGTGCTCTGAGTGTGGAAAAAGCTTCAATCAGCGCTCAAGCCTTaccacacatcagagaatccacacaggagagatgcCCTACATGTGcactgagtgcgggaaaagcttccaTCAGCACTCAAACCTTATCACAC atcagagaatccacaaggGAGAGAGGCCTTATACGtgcgctgagtgtgggaaaagcttcattcaCTGCTCTGCCCTTATAAGACatcgtagaatccacacaggagagatgcCCTACActtgctctgagtgtgggaaaagctttcatCAGAGCTCCACCCTTATCACACATCagcgaatccacacaggagagaagccctacaccTGCacggagtgtgggaaaagcttcaatcagagctcacaccttatcaaacatcggagaatccacacgggagagatgCCTTATACGTGCGCTGAGTGTGGAAAAAGCTTCAAGCAGAGCTCAAGCCTtgtcacacatcagagaatccacacaggggagaagccctacaCGTGCACTGAGTGCGGGAAAAGGTTTAATCGGCGCTcaaaccttatcacacatcagagaatccacagaaGAGAGATGCCTTATATGTGCGCTGACTGTGGGAAAAGGTTCAAGCAGACCTCAAGCCTtgtcacacatcagagaatccacacaggaaagacgtcctacacatgctctgagtgtgggaaaaggttCAGTCATTCCTCGAGCCTCACTaggcatcagaaaatccacatgaGAGAGAATTGTAATAAATCCCTTGACTAG